The region TTTGCGAAACGGAATTGCGGCAGATGCTAGAGCAAGGCTTGATCACGCGGCATGCTGATCGAATTTGCTTGACCGAACGCGGCATCCACTTTGCCGATTCTGTCGCCGGCGAACTGCTGGGCTAGCACGGCAGTCTGGATTAATTCGCCGTGAACTGAGAAAGAGTTCTGAAGTCGGCCCTTCCGCTTTCAACTTTCCGAATCGTGAGCGTGCCGTGTCCTTCTCCAACTGTAAAAGGGGTCAGGACTCAAAAACCGACCGGTAAAGGGGATTCGTGTTATTGAGTCCTGACCCCTTTTCAGTCTCGCATCGCCGCGTGGCACGATTTGCAGTCTGCTTTCAGTTGGTCGATCAAGGTTCGCAAACGTTTGGGTTGCGTCGCCGCGTCGTGAATCTGTTTCGCGAGTTCTGTTGATCGCTCAAGTTGGTCGCGCTGCGGCTTCTGCCAGGATCGGACTTCGTCGAGTCGCATGGTTTCGACGAAGTGCTCGTGTAGGAGCACACTCTCTTCGGCAACCGAAACGCCGCCTTGATCAAGTAACGCGACCAAGTGTTCGAGTGATCGATCGATCGCGACCATTTGTTCGGCTAGCTCGGTGACCTTGACCGCTTCGTGAAACGTTGTTTGAAAACGCTTCAATTCCGACACGGGGATCTGCTCGACTCGGTCGACGCTACGAAATAAGCCGGCATATCGAGGTGAGGTTCCCGAGTCTTTAAGCAACTGATTGGCCTCTTTTTGATCCAGTTTCCCGAGCGCTACACAGGCCACCGCGGCGGCGGCAGGGGCGCGGTGACGACCATGATGGCAGTGCAAATAGACGCCGCCTTTCGAATCAGAGATCGCTTTGGCCAGTTCGAGTGTTCGTGTCGCGTTGACTTGGTCGTAACCGATAGGCAAGTGGATATAGCGAAGACCGTTTTGCTTGGCCAAGTCGACTTGGGGAGTTGATCCGTCGACACTGATGATGGTGCGAACTCCTTTTTCGGCAAGGGTTTCAAAGGCTGCTTCGCCATGTGGTGATCCACCGACAAAAAGCTGCTTGTCGATCTGCCGAAAATTTTGCATCAACGATGCGTCCACTTCGACCGGCATCGCCGAAAGCTGTTGTAATCGCTTCGCAACGTCCGAGTGCTTGGAAATCAAGTTCGTCGTTTCGTTTGGATCTTTGGTGAGGTCAAACAACATGGCGTCCTGGCCTGGTGGCTGAACCCATTTCCATTGTCCGTCACGAACGGCGTGCCATGCTTTACGTTCCAGTTCGGCATGTGAGCCGGTGGCCCAAGCGATTGGACGGTGTTTCGAAGGCGTTTCGCCGCGAAGGATCGGCAGCATGGATTCGCCATCCAGATTAGCCGGAGTTTTCAAGCCCGCTAATTCGGCGATCGTCGGGAACCAATCGAGTGCGGACGTGATCGCATCACTTTCGGTTCCTTTGGCGATCAAGTCTGGATATCGAATCAAGCACGGGACTCGCAGGCCGCCTTCGAACAAGGTCGCTTTCCCACCTCGCAGCGGTTCATTTGATCCGCCGTATTTTGGATCGCCGCCGTGGTCGGTCATAAAGATGACCAATGTCTGGTCGGCTTGTCCGCTCGCCTGAAGGGCTTGGAGTAACCGGCCGATGCCGTCGTCCATCCCGACCACCTTGGCGGCAAACGCTCGGCGCAGCGGATCATCGATCGATGTGACTCGGGCCAGATCCGCAGGCTTTGGTTGCATCGTGTTTAGCGGTGTTTGGTTTTCTTCGTCCCATGCCTTGCCAAAATGTGGCGCGTTGTAGGCGACATGCAAATACCAGGGCTGTCTATCTGTGGACAGCGTTTGATCTGTTTGATCGGATCGATGGCCGAACGATTCGATCAGCCGTTCGGCTTCGTCGGTGATCACGTCGGTCGCGTACCGGTGTGTTTCGATCAGCTCCTTGCCGCGGTACCAGTCGGGTCGATTGGCATATTGACAGGTAAAAAAATCGACACAGCCTCCGGTATGACCGAAGAAGGTGTCAAAGCCGTGTTCGGTCGGCCAAAATTTGTCTTGCCCATGACCGAGATGCCACTTCCCAACGAGATGGGTTTGATAGCCGGTGTGCTGCAGTTCGGAAACGAAAGTTAATTCGTGATCGCGAATGCCTCGGTCCGCATGTTCGTCGGCGAGGAACATCAAGGCGCTCGTCAATTGATCTGCCGAGCGATGGGCGTACCTTCCGGTCAGCAGTCCAAACCGTGACGGGGTGCAAATGCTGCTTGCGGCATAGAATTGATTGAGCTTCAGGCCTTCGGCGGCGAGTGAGTCGATGTGTGGCGTTTGGATTTCGCTGCCGTAGCAACCGACGTCGTTGACGCCTTGGTCGTCTGAAAAAATCAGCAAAATGTTCGGGCGCGCCGCATCACCGGCCGAGGCAAGTGTTGGGTGAAACAGGCAGGCAACACAGCAGGCAAGAGATGTCAATCGGAGCATCGCATTCACGAAAGTGGCAACAGAAAATCTTG is a window of Roseiconus lacunae DNA encoding:
- a CDS encoding sulfatase-like hydrolase/transferase, whose amino-acid sequence is MLRLTSLACCVACLFHPTLASAGDAARPNILLIFSDDQGVNDVGCYGSEIQTPHIDSLAAEGLKLNQFYAASSICTPSRFGLLTGRYAHRSADQLTSALMFLADEHADRGIRDHELTFVSELQHTGYQTHLVGKWHLGHGQDKFWPTEHGFDTFFGHTGGCVDFFTCQYANRPDWYRGKELIETHRYATDVITDEAERLIESFGHRSDQTDQTLSTDRQPWYLHVAYNAPHFGKAWDEENQTPLNTMQPKPADLARVTSIDDPLRRAFAAKVVGMDDGIGRLLQALQASGQADQTLVIFMTDHGGDPKYGGSNEPLRGGKATLFEGGLRVPCLIRYPDLIAKGTESDAITSALDWFPTIAELAGLKTPANLDGESMLPILRGETPSKHRPIAWATGSHAELERKAWHAVRDGQWKWVQPPGQDAMLFDLTKDPNETTNLISKHSDVAKRLQQLSAMPVEVDASLMQNFRQIDKQLFVGGSPHGEAAFETLAEKGVRTIISVDGSTPQVDLAKQNGLRYIHLPIGYDQVNATRTLELAKAISDSKGGVYLHCHHGRHRAPAAAAVACVALGKLDQKEANQLLKDSGTSPRYAGLFRSVDRVEQIPVSELKRFQTTFHEAVKVTELAEQMVAIDRSLEHLVALLDQGGVSVAEESVLLHEHFVETMRLDEVRSWQKPQRDQLERSTELAKQIHDAATQPKRLRTLIDQLKADCKSCHAAMRD